The sequence CCTGACGCGCACCACCTCGATCCTGGCGTCGGTGTTCGTCGTGCTCTCGATCGGCCTCGCCGCGCTCGCCACGATGCAGCATTCGCCGGCAACGATCGACACGTCGCTGGTCAAGAGCCGCAGCGCCGCTCCGGCGCCCGCGCCGAAGCCCACGAACGGTATTCCGCTCGCTCACTAAGCCCGGCTTCGGTCGGGGCAGGGCGATGGAGCAACTTTCTCTGGACAGCCCCTTGCTTCCGCCGGATTCGGCACGCTAGGCCCCAATTCCCATGGCGCGGTTCATTTTCATAACCGGCGGCGTGGTCTCCTCGCTTGGCAAGGGCCTGATGGCGGCGTCGCTCGCGGCGCTGCTCCAGGCGCGTGGCTACAGGGTCCGCCTCCGCAAGTTCGATCCCTATCTCAACGTCGATCCGGGCACGATGAGCCCGTATCAGCACGGCGAGGTGTACGTCACCGACGACGGGGCCGAGACCGATCTCGACCTCGGCCATTACGAGCGCTTCACCGGCGTCTCGGCGCGGCAGAGCGACAATGTGACGTCGGGCCGGATCTATCAGTCGATCATCCAGCGCGAACGGCGCGGCGATTATCTGGGCGCGACCGTCCAGGTGATCCCGCACGTGACCGACGCGATCAAGGAGTTCGCACGCGCCGAGGTGGACGATCTCGATTTCGTGTTGTGCGAGATCGGCGGCACGGTCGGCGACATCGAATCCCTGCCGTTCATGGAGGCGATCCGCCAGCTCCGGAACGATCTCGGCCGCGACCAGACCTGCTTCGTCCACCTGACGCTGGTGCCGTACATCGCCGCCGCGGGCGAATTGAAGACCAAGCCGACCCAACACAGCGTGCGCGACCTGACCAGCCTCGGCATCCAGCCCGACGTGC is a genomic window of Sphingomonas nostoxanthinifaciens containing:
- the secG gene encoding preprotein translocase subunit SecG, encoding MLTFLLVIHALVAAALVAVILMQRSEGGGLASGGNPAGLMSARGAADFLTRTTSILASVFVVLSIGLAALATMQHSPATIDTSLVKSRSAAPAPAPKPTNGIPLAH